From a single Myotis daubentonii chromosome 5, mMyoDau2.1, whole genome shotgun sequence genomic region:
- the CIMAP1D gene encoding protein CIMAP1D isoform X1: protein MGTLSCDPTPRQTPAPLGRRCTECQIPETGLRKTCRMVTLENGDLGPGRDLGALVTGSGPGLYALPSTVGYINHDCTRVASPAYSLLRRPSEASPQDSSPGPVYFLDPKVTRFGRSCAPAYSMQGRGKSRGLEVTPGPGAYSPEKVAPVRQRTPPAFTLGSRLRPPPLDTSAPAPNAYTLPSLWGAQIFIKPSSPSYTVVGRTPPARPPQDPTEIPGPGQYESSDPNAYRQRPPAFTMLGRPRAPHPLDETPGPGTHSPERVTVTKARAPAFTMGIRHSKRATTMAPDTPAPFRLWGTECRHAGQHLG from the exons ATGGGGACCCTCAGCTGCGACCCCACTCCGCGGCAGACCCCGGCGCCCCTGGGTCGGCGGTGCACAGAGTGCCAGATCCCAGAGACCGGCCTGAGGAAGACCTGCAGGATGGTCACCTTGGAGAACG GGGACCTAGGCCCAGGCCGTGATCTGGGGGCTTTGGTCACAGGGTCCGGGCCAGGCTTGTATGCCCTGCCGTCCACTGTCGGCTACATCAACCACGACTGCACCAGGGTGGCCAGTCCTGCCTACTCCCTCCTCCGGAGGCCCAGCGAGG CATCTCCACAGGACTCCAGCCCTGGGCCAGTCTACTTCCTGGACCCAAAAGTCACCCGGTTTGGCCGAAGCTGCGCTCCTGCCTACTCCATGCAGGGCAGGGGCAAATCTCGAG GTCTGGAGGTGACACCCGGCCCTGGGGCCTACAGCCCGGAGAAGGTGGCCCCTGTGCGCCAGCGGACCCCCCCGGCTTTTACCCTGGGCTCCCGCCTGCGTCCACCGCCCCTGGacacctcagcccctgcccccaatGCCTACACTCTGCCGTCTCTCTGGGGTGCCCAGATCTTCATCAAGCCCAGTAGCCCCAGCTACACAGTGGTGGGCCGCacaccccctgcccgccccccacaggACCCCACTGAGATACCAGGCCCAGGCCAGTATGAGAGCTCAGACCCCAATGCCTACCGTCAGCGCCCGCCTGCCTTCACCATGCTGGGGCGGCCCCGGGCCCCACATCCCCTGGATGAGACTCCTGGCcctggcacccacagccctgAGAGGGTCACTGTGACCAAAGCCAGAGCCCCGGCATTCACGATGGGTATCCGGCACTCCAAACGGGCCACCACCATGGCCCCGGACACACCAGCACCCTTCCGCCTTTGGGGGACAGAATGCAGGCATGCAGGCCAGCACCTGGGCTAG
- the CIMAP1D gene encoding protein CIMAP1D isoform X2, translated as MGTLSCDPTPRQTPAPLGRRCTECQIPETGLRKTCRMVTLENGSGPGLYALPSTVGYINHDCTRVASPAYSLLRRPSEASPQDSSPGPVYFLDPKVTRFGRSCAPAYSMQGRGKSRGLEVTPGPGAYSPEKVAPVRQRTPPAFTLGSRLRPPPLDTSAPAPNAYTLPSLWGAQIFIKPSSPSYTVVGRTPPARPPQDPTEIPGPGQYESSDPNAYRQRPPAFTMLGRPRAPHPLDETPGPGTHSPERVTVTKARAPAFTMGIRHSKRATTMAPDTPAPFRLWGTECRHAGQHLG; from the exons ATGGGGACCCTCAGCTGCGACCCCACTCCGCGGCAGACCCCGGCGCCCCTGGGTCGGCGGTGCACAGAGTGCCAGATCCCAGAGACCGGCCTGAGGAAGACCTGCAGGATGGTCACCTTGGAGAACG GGTCCGGGCCAGGCTTGTATGCCCTGCCGTCCACTGTCGGCTACATCAACCACGACTGCACCAGGGTGGCCAGTCCTGCCTACTCCCTCCTCCGGAGGCCCAGCGAGG CATCTCCACAGGACTCCAGCCCTGGGCCAGTCTACTTCCTGGACCCAAAAGTCACCCGGTTTGGCCGAAGCTGCGCTCCTGCCTACTCCATGCAGGGCAGGGGCAAATCTCGAG GTCTGGAGGTGACACCCGGCCCTGGGGCCTACAGCCCGGAGAAGGTGGCCCCTGTGCGCCAGCGGACCCCCCCGGCTTTTACCCTGGGCTCCCGCCTGCGTCCACCGCCCCTGGacacctcagcccctgcccccaatGCCTACACTCTGCCGTCTCTCTGGGGTGCCCAGATCTTCATCAAGCCCAGTAGCCCCAGCTACACAGTGGTGGGCCGCacaccccctgcccgccccccacaggACCCCACTGAGATACCAGGCCCAGGCCAGTATGAGAGCTCAGACCCCAATGCCTACCGTCAGCGCCCGCCTGCCTTCACCATGCTGGGGCGGCCCCGGGCCCCACATCCCCTGGATGAGACTCCTGGCcctggcacccacagccctgAGAGGGTCACTGTGACCAAAGCCAGAGCCCCGGCATTCACGATGGGTATCCGGCACTCCAAACGGGCCACCACCATGGCCCCGGACACACCAGCACCCTTCCGCCTTTGGGGGACAGAATGCAGGCATGCAGGCCAGCACCTGGGCTAG